The following proteins are co-located in the Leptodactylus fuscus isolate aLepFus1 chromosome 8, aLepFus1.hap2, whole genome shotgun sequence genome:
- the ITPRIPL2 gene encoding inositol 1,4,5-trisphosphate receptor-interacting protein-like 2: MTVYSLNLKVFWLLVIVLFTGIWCMFLAFRRSSHEDDGGCQENSLSSLQLFFKLSLVILVCYVVFRCCSYPQPRDHTLNFRHQHQQQQLRKNLLESFYEQHIKLSPHVLGHSKAHVSQIVGELIKVGKAKQHDTGVIFRGDYLQIGSAYEQHKINSPDCFDILVPLKMPQSLKLEPVFPEVGKESIPMLHGSIICGVAAPKKSEWVKTYKQFSDCYCVEVDLRHQLSAALILKWFHWKIQRCLNVIRYQFEERCHITLTVWDDKLILKILPRSDYVCCHISMSVRLIPAFHLGDSVYVTGQPWGTTSHQDNLHLDPYWGVNFSKYEQKFLAWFKDQAPSNSCHLKCLQIMKSLRDLSAKTFQPSFTRQWRAIFCSYNLKTALFYLLLQISFEKWDDSLLMERIADFFMFWKECLQKEALMHFFLGNSTLPNFITLPKLFKEARPVNLLEGYGSEILDQACFQLLNLWVQMPRILRMSSPPRNLIRESLRCKHTTL; the protein is encoded by the coding sequence ATGACAGTATATTCACTAAATCTTAAAGTTTTCTGGCTTCTGGTGATTGTCTTATTCACAGGCATTTGGTGCATGTTCCTTGCTTTTAGAAGAAGCAGTCATGAGGACGATGGGGGTTGTCAGGAGAACTCGCTCAGCAGCTTGCAACTTTTCTTCAAGTTGAGCTTGGTGATCCTGGTGTGCTATGTGGTCTTCAGATGCTGCAGCTACCCCCAGCCCAGGGATCACACCCTAAATTTCCGTCATCAgcaccagcagcagcagctcaGGAAGAATCTGCTGGAATCCTTCTATGAACAGCACATCAAGCTTTCTCCACATGTTCTTGGCCACAGCAAGGCTCATGTCAGCCAGATAGTAGGTGAGCTCATCAAAGTGGGCAAAGCCAAGCAACATGATACTGGCGTCATCTTTAGAGGGGACTATCTACAGATCGGAAGTGCATATGAGCAACATAAAATCAACAGTCCGGACTGCTTTGATATTCTGGTGCCACTTAAAATGCCACAGAGTCTGAAACTGGAGCCTGTTTTTCCAGAGGTCGGTAAAGAGTCTATTCCTATGCTTCATGGATCTATAATATGCGGGGTGGCGGCACCTAAAAAATCTGAGTGGGTTAAAACCTATAAGCAATTCAGTGATTGCTATTGCGTAGAAGTAGACCTCAGGCACCAGCTTTCTGCTGCCCTAATCCTCAAGTGGTTTCATTGGAAAATACAAAGATGTCTCAATGTGATCAGGTACCAATTTGAGGAACGTTGCCATATTACTTTAACAGTATGGGATGATAAACTCATTCTTAAAATTCTCCCAAGGTCGGATTATGTCTGCTGCCATATCTCCATGTCTGTGAGACTTATCCCTGCATTTCATCTAGGGGATTCAGTGTATGTTACTGGCCAACCTTGGGGCACCACTTCCCACCAGGACAATTTACATCTGGATCCATATTGGGGCGTTAACTTTTCAAAATATGAGCAGAAGTTTTTGGCCTGGTTCAAGGATCAGGCTCCCTCCAACTCATGTCACTTGAAGTGCCTCCAGATCATGAAGAGCTTGAGGGACCTGAGTGCCAAGACCTTCCAGCCTTCCTTCACACGTCAATGGAGAGCAATCTTCTGCTCCTACAACTTGAAAACGGCACTTTTCTACCTATTGCTTCAGATTTCTTTCGAAAAGTGGGATGACTCACTCCTCATGGAGAGGATAGCTGATTTTTTCATGTTCTGGAAGGAATGTTTGCAAAAGGAGGCACTCATGCATTTCTTCCTGGGCAACAGCACCCTTCCTAACTTCATTACTCTGCCAAAACTGTTCAAAGAAGCACGGCCTGTAAATCTGCTGGAGGGTTATGGGTCTGAGATCTTGGATCAGGCCTGTTTCCAGTTACTTAACTTGTGGGTTCAGATGCCTCGGATCCTACGAATGAGTTCTCCTCCGAGGAACCTTATCAGGGAATCACTGAGGTGCAAACACACAACTCTCTGA